In Candidatus Hydrogenedentota bacterium, a genomic segment contains:
- a CDS encoding tetratricopeptide repeat protein produces MSIIFNLTYSILYLIVTVAMVVFVLFGFWSLRERFVKHKEFGLRTQGAVLFAVVVFYVFEMKALRILLPHDPVYFIFSFLGLVIAGFALYGTMLVSFLSRLLVETVVPEDPVGKHIPRLGAAEAREKAEDWEGALNEYYVAAQIYPGNTLIQARVARVLVRLERADDAIAWFSDGLAGMQSPEEVLVLLRRILDLCQRQQKLEEARDLLHLFMTRFPEFEASVLGKQFLEEHRAAVPLSAPGGESELQSLESHPLGEDAAVASHEQGGSDTLLEAMEDDWSPHAS; encoded by the coding sequence ATGAGCATCATCTTTAATTTAACCTATTCTATTCTCTATTTAATTGTGACCGTTGCCATGGTTGTCTTTGTTCTTTTTGGCTTCTGGTCTTTACGGGAGCGTTTTGTAAAACATAAAGAGTTTGGCTTGCGTACGCAAGGGGCGGTCTTATTCGCGGTTGTCGTGTTTTACGTCTTTGAAATGAAGGCGCTTCGCATTCTGCTTCCCCATGATCCCGTTTACTTCATCTTTTCTTTTCTCGGCCTGGTGATTGCCGGCTTCGCCTTGTATGGCACCATGTTGGTTTCTTTTCTGTCCCGTTTGCTGGTGGAGACGGTCGTTCCGGAAGATCCGGTGGGCAAGCATATTCCGCGTTTAGGGGCTGCAGAGGCACGTGAAAAGGCGGAAGATTGGGAGGGGGCGCTCAATGAATATTATGTTGCCGCCCAGATTTATCCGGGGAATACCTTGATTCAAGCACGCGTTGCGCGGGTGCTCGTTCGCTTGGAACGGGCCGATGACGCCATTGCGTGGTTTAGCGACGGACTGGCGGGTATGCAAAGCCCGGAGGAAGTGTTGGTGTTGCTTCGCCGCATCTTAGATTTGTGTCAGCGCCAACAAAAACTTGAGGAGGCTCGTGATCTTCTCCATCTTTTTATGACGCGATTCCCGGAGTTTGAGGCTTCTGTTTTGGGCAAACAGTTTTTGGAAGAGCATAGGGCTGCAGTTCCTTTGTCTGCGCCCGGTGGTGAATCAGAACTCCAGTCTTTGGAAAGTCATCCCCTCGGTGAGGATGCCGCAGTAGCGAGTCATGAGCAGGGCGGATCGGATACGCTATTGGAAGCGATGGAAGATGATTGGAGCCCCCATGCCTCATAA